TGACGCCCACCTGCTCGCCCAGCTGGGCCGCCGTGAGAAAGGCGGCCTCGCGCGGTCGCGTCAACAGGAAGCGGGCGACGGCCTGTTGCCCCGAGGGGAGCCGCTCCAGCCTGCTTTTTATCCTTTCCCAAAGCATTGCGATGCCTGCCTCCTGACGTCGAAATTTCAGAACGGATCCGAAGCCTCCATCTTTTCCTCCGGTCCTTCGGAGGGCTCGAGTTCGAAAAGGTAGGCCTGCCCCGCCTCGTCGGTTCCGATGAGAGTGAAGCCCAGCCTGGCCAGAACCTCCATGGCGCCGAGCTCATCCCTCAGGGTCTTGGCCCTGATCGAGCGGGCCCATCGGCTTTCGAAAGCCCAGGCGACGAGGGCCTCGGCCCCCTCCGTGGCAAGGCCGCGCCGCTGGAAACCGGGCAGGACCTCGTAGCGCAGCTCGACGGCCCCGCTTTCGTCGGGAAGGTCGCGAAAACCGCAGAGGCCGACGAGAGAGGGACGGCGGCGTCCGGCCCCCTTGAGGATCATGAACCAGACGAGAAGACCCGACGAGCGAAAGCCCACCTCCTCCAGAGCCGCAGGAGGCCAGACCTCAGGAACCGTCGTCCCGAGAAGGGAGGCCAACAGGGTTCCGTCGCGAAGCTCCACGCCTCCGGGCAGACGCTCCAGAGGGACGAGGCGAAGGCGTTCCGTCACGAGGCCGCCTCGATAACGGCGACAACGGGGAATGACGCCTCGAGAGCGGGCGAGGGCCGTCACGAGTCCTCTCCCCGAAGACGGGAGAAGCCGCCCCCCTCGGCCTTCAGACGTTCCAGAATCTCCAGATGGAGGGCGTAATAGGAGCGGACGAAGGGTTCCTGAACCGAGAAGGACCAGTGGACATCGCGGATGATCCGGGACGCCCCCTCGAAATCCCTCCGCCGGAGCGCCTCCAGGAGGGCCACATGTTCGCTGTGGTTTTTCTCCTCCCATGCGGCCACGAGATGCTCGTTGCGAGGAAATTCGTAGAGGCGCTGTTTGAAGATCTCGAGCTGGCCGAGGAGATCCTCGTTTTCCGAGAGTTCGAGAAAGCCTCCGTGAAAGCGCAGGTTGAGTTCGAGATATTCGGCGATTCTTCCCTCCTGAAGGCGAAGGGCCATCAGGTCGTTGATCTCGGCCATCATCGCCACCCTCTCGTCGGTGAAACGGGAGGCGACTTCGAGGATGACCGACCCCTCCAAGGCTCCGATGAGCTGATAGATGTTGCGGATCTGGTCGAGGCTGAGGGCGTTCACGACCGCTCCCCGCCTTGGAAAAATGGTGACGAACCCCTCCGACGAGAGCTGGACCAGGGCCTCCCTCAGAGGCGTCGTGCTGATGCCCAGGGCATCGCTGACCTCTTTCAGATTAAAAAAAGATCCGGGCAGAAGGTGGCCTTCATTCATCTGCCGTCGCAAATAATCGTAAACGATCTCACGGAGTGACCTGATGGGCGGCACGATTCTCGACAGCATGCTCTTTCGTCCTCCACACTGAGCCGATCTGAGGCGTGCACAGAGTGCCTCTCTTTGATGACTAGGATACCACAGGGGAAGGGCTTTCCCCTTCCCGGAACCGCAAAGGAATCTCCTCGCCTCAGGGCCTCCGTCGGCGAGACCTTCTCCATCAGGATACG
The DNA window shown above is from Aminithiophilus ramosus and carries:
- a CDS encoding GntR family transcriptional regulator; amino-acid sequence: MLSRIVPPIRSLREIVYDYLRRQMNEGHLLPGSFFNLKEVSDALGISTTPLREALVQLSSEGFVTIFPRRGAVVNALSLDQIRNIYQLIGALEGSVILEVASRFTDERVAMMAEINDLMALRLQEGRIAEYLELNLRFHGGFLELSENEDLLGQLEIFKQRLYEFPRNEHLVAAWEEKNHSEHVALLEALRRRDFEGASRIIRDVHWSFSVQEPFVRSYYALHLEILERLKAEGGGFSRLRGEDS
- a CDS encoding GNAT family N-acetyltransferase, coding for MTALARSRGVIPRCRRYRGGLVTERLRLVPLERLPGGVELRDGTLLASLLGTTVPEVWPPAALEEVGFRSSGLLVWFMILKGAGRRRPSLVGLCGFRDLPDESGAVELRYEVLPGFQRRGLATEGAEALVAWAFESRWARSIRAKTLRDELGAMEVLARLGFTLIGTDEAGQAYLFELEPSEGPEEKMEASDPF